The following are from one region of the Methanobacterium veterum genome:
- a CDS encoding tripartite tricarboxylate transporter permease, which yields MFDLILACIIGVLCGVVTGLIPGIHVNTVGAFIFASSSFLLASYSPEVLCVFLISMAISHALLEFIPSMFLGVPEEGTVLSVLPGHQLLLEGRGKEAVRLAAAGGFGAILITVVLLPIFIMILPAVYGQIKPYIWILLVIITIFMFIRLNNNLKSLIWSVVLFLFSGIMGYVMLNSPVSSNVSLLCIFTGLFGVSTLIYSLQQRSFVPTQNKFHHFKINSDILKGIFAGGVSGSILGFLPGFGPAQGSLIAQELIGGGDFENNNESFITALSGVNTADTLFSLVMIFLIGNPRSGTAVYVKNILENFDFNHLIFFVFTALTAVSISVFLCLKLGDIVSELIEKINYRKLLCFVIIFMSLLVVGFSLWYHVNLFFMLIVYLTAIALGLLPHYLGVNKSNLMGVLIVPAIAVYFNLGF from the coding sequence ATGTTTGATTTGATACTTGCATGTATAATAGGGGTATTATGTGGTGTTGTAACTGGTTTAATTCCTGGAATTCATGTTAACACGGTTGGAGCGTTTATTTTTGCTTCATCTTCCTTTCTTTTGGCCTCTTATTCCCCTGAAGTTTTATGTGTATTTTTAATTTCCATGGCCATTTCCCACGCCCTTTTAGAATTTATACCTTCCATGTTTCTTGGAGTTCCAGAGGAAGGTACAGTTTTATCAGTTTTACCTGGTCATCAGCTCCTGCTTGAAGGTAGGGGTAAAGAAGCAGTGAGGTTAGCAGCAGCAGGTGGATTTGGGGCAATTTTAATTACAGTTGTCCTTTTACCCATTTTCATAATGATTTTACCTGCAGTTTATGGGCAGATTAAACCTTATATCTGGATTTTACTTGTAATAATTACTATATTCATGTTTATAAGATTGAACAACAACTTAAAGTCGCTCATTTGGTCAGTTGTTTTATTTTTATTTTCTGGAATTATGGGTTATGTCATGTTGAATTCACCTGTATCGTCTAATGTTTCACTGCTTTGTATTTTTACTGGACTTTTCGGTGTAAGCACATTAATTTATAGTTTACAACAGCGTTCATTTGTCCCAACACAAAACAAGTTCCATCATTTTAAAATTAACAGTGATATACTCAAGGGAATTTTTGCAGGTGGAGTTTCGGGGAGCATTCTTGGGTTTTTACCAGGATTTGGGCCTGCACAGGGGAGCCTGATTGCACAAGAACTAATTGGAGGGGGAGATTTTGAAAACAATAATGAAAGTTTTATCACTGCACTGAGCGGTGTTAACACAGCTGATACATTATTTTCACTTGTAATGATATTTTTGATTGGAAATCCGAGGAGTGGGACTGCAGTTTACGTGAAAAACATCCTTGAAAACTTTGATTTTAATCATTTGATATTTTTTGTATTTACAGCGTTAACAGCAGTCTCAATTTCAGTATTTTTATGTTTAAAATTAGGAGATATTGTAAGCGAGTTAATAGAAAAGATAAATTATAGGAAACTTTTATGCTTTGTGATAATTTTTATGAGCCTGCTGGTGGTTGGATTTTCATTGTGGTACCATGTAAATCTCTTTTTCATGCTGATTGTGTATTTAACTGCGATTGCGCTTGGTTTGCTTCCCCATTACCTTGGAGTGAATAAGTCGAACTTGATGGGGGTTTTAATTGTGCCGGCTATTGCAGTTTACTTTAATTTGGGATTTTAA
- a CDS encoding 50S ribosomal protein L11 methyltransferase, producing the protein METQCRCGDACIQPASTVLKDIESFYRACTLCKTWNLKKFSPLASQIDIGKINTTFGLCDCGRRHLDIVIAHVMKIMIDEGIKDERSTLRDTCVPIITPAYPLNSAPYLPENSLVILSDEVNEKCAQRIVKEVREVKGVLKGNIRETAGIKDSDRSPNVYELLAGCDMRCDIVQTPYGTLCIHKYQGKIHIEFPQVKSPKIEILQKVLEKYDAPSVLDCTCGPGTLGITCLKAGAKEVVFNDIWLPAVVMAAVNLETNGFPVEKWNPDEDVIAEGEKFKVISLDIRQLENVLDKKFDICIIDAFPGVDTAEFVEAAGRLGKEVVII; encoded by the coding sequence ATGGAAACACAGTGTAGGTGTGGGGATGCATGCATACAACCCGCTTCAACGGTTTTAAAAGATATTGAATCATTTTACAGGGCATGTACCCTCTGTAAAACATGGAACTTAAAGAAATTTTCACCATTAGCCAGCCAAATCGATATAGGCAAAATTAATACAACTTTTGGACTTTGTGATTGCGGCAGGAGACACCTCGATATTGTAATTGCACATGTCATGAAAATAATGATTGATGAGGGAATAAAAGATGAAAGGTCTACATTAAGAGATACATGCGTTCCAATTATAACCCCCGCATATCCCCTGAATTCAGCCCCATATCTACCAGAAAATTCTCTGGTAATATTATCAGACGAAGTAAATGAAAAATGCGCTCAAAGGATAGTAAAAGAAGTTCGTGAAGTCAAAGGAGTTCTTAAAGGAAATATAAGGGAAACTGCAGGGATAAAAGACTCTGATCGCAGCCCAAATGTGTATGAACTTCTAGCAGGATGTGATATGCGGTGTGATATTGTTCAGACACCCTACGGAACATTATGCATCCATAAATACCAGGGAAAAATACATATAGAATTTCCACAGGTCAAATCTCCCAAAATTGAAATCCTGCAGAAAGTTTTAGAAAAATATGATGCCCCTTCTGTTTTGGACTGCACCTGCGGGCCTGGAACACTTGGCATTACCTGTCTTAAGGCAGGAGCGAAAGAAGTTGTTTTTAACGATATATGGCTCCCCGCTGTAGTAATGGCTGCAGTTAACCTGGAAACAAATGGATTTCCAGTGGAAAAATGGAATCCTGATGAAGATGTAATTGCAGAGGGGGAAAAATTTAAGGTCATTTCTTTAGATATAAGGCAGTTAGAGAACGTTCTAGATAAAAAGTTTGATATCTGCATCATTGACGCGTTTCCTGGTGTTGACACCGCTGAATTTGTGGAAGCGGCTGGCAGATTAGGTAAAGAAGTGGTTATAATTTAA
- a CDS encoding CpaF family protein codes for MKKTSSGIKAEIIEDGLIPLYNVSVPKFTERERQLLNEIREKLVEVAVSQGDNFKVNEESFAGEVKEFLKMKGVRDTDKLAAQISQEMLGYGELDPMIKDDDLEEIMVIGTGNPVFVYHRKLGMMQTNVVFDDDTDIKAIIDVIARQVNRRIDQQTPILDARLEDGSRVNATIPPVSADGSSLTIRKFRKDPLTVIDLINFKTMSSHLAGFLWVCVDGLGVKPCNAIIAGGTGSGKTTTLNTVTSFTPPRERIITIEDTLELQLPHAHVLRMETRPPNIEGKGELNMDHLVKNSLRQRPDRVIVGEVRGGEAITLFTALNTGHSGFGTLHANTARETITRLINPPMNVPNIMIPALDFIIMQNRMYRPEGGSIRRITEVAEVVGMEEGNVQLNRVFEWNNMVDKVEYVGIASQTLREMAELRGITITEIEEEIEKRRLVLEYMGDNNIRSITEVGEWISDYYRDPDEVLDKIL; via the coding sequence ATGAAAAAGACCTCAAGCGGGATAAAAGCCGAAATAATAGAAGACGGATTAATTCCTCTTTACAACGTTTCTGTTCCTAAATTTACTGAAAGGGAAAGGCAGCTGCTCAATGAGATTCGTGAAAAGCTGGTTGAAGTTGCTGTTTCTCAAGGTGACAATTTCAAAGTTAATGAAGAGTCATTTGCAGGTGAAGTTAAAGAATTCCTGAAAATGAAGGGAGTAAGGGACACCGATAAACTTGCAGCACAAATATCTCAGGAAATGCTGGGGTATGGTGAACTGGATCCTATGATTAAAGATGATGATCTGGAAGAAATAATGGTAATTGGAACAGGCAACCCTGTGTTTGTCTACCACCGAAAACTGGGAATGATGCAGACAAATGTCGTTTTTGATGATGATACTGATATTAAAGCGATTATAGATGTTATTGCAAGGCAGGTAAACCGTAGAATAGACCAGCAAACACCTATTCTGGATGCAAGGTTAGAAGATGGTTCCAGGGTAAATGCAACCATCCCGCCGGTATCTGCAGATGGTTCCTCCCTAACTATACGAAAATTCCGTAAAGATCCATTAACTGTTATTGATTTAATTAACTTTAAAACCATGTCCTCTCATTTAGCAGGATTTTTATGGGTTTGTGTTGATGGGCTTGGAGTTAAGCCATGTAACGCAATTATAGCTGGAGGTACTGGTTCTGGTAAAACCACAACGTTGAACACAGTAACTTCATTTACCCCTCCTCGTGAGAGAATAATCACTATAGAAGATACATTAGAGCTGCAGCTACCTCACGCCCACGTTTTGCGTATGGAAACCCGCCCACCTAACATTGAGGGAAAAGGGGAACTGAACATGGATCACCTGGTTAAAAACTCCCTCAGGCAGAGGCCGGACAGGGTAATTGTGGGAGAAGTAAGGGGTGGTGAAGCGATAACTCTTTTCACTGCTTTAAACACTGGACACTCTGGATTTGGTACACTTCACGCTAATACTGCGCGTGAAACAATAACAAGACTTATAAATCCTCCAATGAATGTTCCAAATATTATGATACCTGCTTTGGACTTTATAATAATGCAGAATAGGATGTATCGGCCTGAAGGAGGGTCTATAAGGAGAATAACTGAAGTTGCAGAAGTTGTAGGTATGGAAGAAGGTAATGTGCAGCTGAACAGAGTATTTGAATGGAACAACATGGTTGATAAAGTGGAATATGTTGGTATTGCAAGCCAGACACTAAGGGAAATGGCTGAACTTCGTGGAATAACCATCACTGAAATTGAAGAGGAAATTGAAAAGAGAAGGTTAGTACTGGAGTACATGGGAGATAACAACATTAGATCCATTACAGAAGTTGGGGAATGGATCAGTGACTATTATAGAGACCCTGATGAAGTTTTAGATAAGATATTATAG